In the Desulfitibacter alkalitolerans DSM 16504 genome, one interval contains:
- a CDS encoding YvrJ family protein, translating into MNGINEWFNAVGNVGFPIVIAIYLLLRFEKKIDILRQSIDQLGQTIRKNIQ; encoded by the coding sequence ATGAATGGGATCAATGAATGGTTTAACGCAGTTGGGAATGTTGGTTTTCCAATTGTTATAGCTATATATCTTTTACTAAGATTTGAAAAGAAAATAGATATTTTAAGGCAAAGTATTGATCAACTAGGACAAACTATTCGGAAAAACATACAATAG
- a CDS encoding helix-turn-helix domain-containing protein codes for MSELFKIVKQIQDGNSKPLEIIIKKFEPKVNSLLKQTGVNNREDLRQELLLTIIIKTRKYKLDKVPNFDEFRRMIL; via the coding sequence ATGAGTGAGTTGTTTAAAATAGTTAAACAAATACAAGATGGTAATAGTAAGCCTTTAGAGATTATCATTAAAAAATTTGAGCCTAAAGTTAATAGTTTGCTAAAACAAACTGGAGTTAATAATAGAGAGGATCTTCGTCAAGAACTTCTTTTGACAATTATTATTAAGACTAGAAAATATAAATTAGATAAAGTACCTAATTTTGATGAGTTTAGGCGAATGATCCTATAA